GGCTTCCTTTAAGTCCTTGAGGTAGATCTTTGACCCCAACAATCTCTATCATAATCTGAAAAAAACAGTCAAATAAAAAGAGTTATAATTAGAGTGGAGCAAAATTCGATCTGATTCgaaaaagaagaattttttttaaaattttaagttaattaaattgagttatttaGTTTCAAATAAGTAATTCGGTTTTTGAGCTCAAGTCTTGAATTTTACAActcaaataaacaattttatgtaaatatccCTTGGGTCCCTAGCagttttaaaattgacaaatttgtccctctcaaaaaattcaaaatatcttcaaattttaaaatatttttccaaaattttataaatatatattcaaaaactattaaaaatatttaatatatataaatgctaaattataatttttaaataaaaattaaaataataaattagaggtattaaacaagtaaattatcaaattaagtttatcatACAAATcatcttgttttttttctcttattttgttttaaaagaattttcaaatgtatatatatgtatatatgttcttTAACTCGAACATAGTCATATTGTCAATAAGATTTTAATATGTTcagtttgtttttttaatttaacttgaacaaatttaTTCGACTCGACTTAGATAATAAAATGGAACAATTCaactaaatcaaaaatttttcactcgattcgatcaAACACTCAccctaaatataattttcttattagAAACATACGAGGAAAAAGCGTTTGAGGCTTACCTCCGTAACCGTTTTCCTAAGAAGTGAAACCATATCTTGATTTTCATTTGATGGGACCATCTTCTTGTCCCACCACTGGTTGTCCAATTGAGACAAGTTGAGTCCAAGTGGGGATGGAGCTTGTCCTCTATACATTGCTCCAGCACGCCAATACCTACATCCGAACATGTCTTCCCATTGTTTGGTTGTTCTAGAAAATCCAGTGTCTAGCTTCTTACCCTTTGTTCTATCAGAATCTGTGTCATCATGTTCTAATATCTTTCCCAAAGCTGCCATTACATCTTTGCAATAAGAAACAGGATACAGTTGATGAGTATGCCAGATAAGGTCGATGTCATATGTTGGAACACAAAAACATCTCTTGGAATTTTCCCAATTTCTCTTGATCAAATGTAGAAATCCCTTGTATCTAGCTACAGCTCCTTCAAGAAAGACATCATCATTCATGTGGGATCCAGATACCTGCTCCATATGTTGTTGGTGTCAAGTGAAACAAACTCAAAACTTAAAACGATGATGTCCAATGTTTATGCTATGAgaatctagaaatttttttaacatggtctggaatttaattatatattttttcataaattaaaatataattttatcatgtattaaattataatttcattatttttgaagggattaattttttttcatttttaggaaaactaaagtgcaattttactacatattaatatataatttctttatttacaagaggattaagttaaaaaattctatttttagaggggtcaaaatgcaatttcactatatattaatttatagtttctttatttataaaaggactaattttaaaaaaaatcattttggggGAGCAAAGGCCCCTTCCTGCTCCCCTCAAATTTGCCACTATCTATGCTAATggtttttaaagggtaaactacattgaTAATCACTCAACTATGAGTATTTTGTTTTGATCACCCAACAATGagaagttacaaaatggtcacccaactattaaatttttttttatcaccaGTCGTTAAATGGCTAACGACAAGATGACGtgaaagcttttaaaattggAATAATAGCAcctttaaccctcaacatttataaattgtgtcaatttagtcttaattctaaaaaaccTAACCCTCAACGTTTACACATTATATACTttggtctctttttttttcaattttgtttttttttgtgacattgaggattaattttaaaagaacgagaaaagataaaattattatcttggattttggggtgtttctatttttggtaaactTTCGatcaaatttagcttataaatttgtttttaactttttaggtgaaaagatcacaaagaaaagtaaaactacaaaaaaagagaccaaattacacaatgtgtaaatgttgagggctaaaGTTGCAATTATACCAATCTTAAAAGCCGTCACGTCATCTTTTCATTAGCCATTTAACGACTGGTAactaaaaaagacaaaatcgaatagttgagtgaccattttgtaacttttcataattagataactaaaacataaacttaGTGATAGTCAAATGACTACCACCCTTGTTTAAATTTCCCCCAATATCATACCTGGTAAAAAAAAGGACTTTGTCTCTTAACAGCTGAAACCAGATCATACTCGGTACTCCTCGAAGAATTTACGAAATTTTTGAGGAATTGATTGCTCATATTAAGTTCATATGGCTCATATGGATACATCCTCTTCCATATTTCTTCGGTTTGCCTTCTACAAGTTGTACTAATTGCGGACATGACATTCTTATTGTCAAGGATTCTCCCATAGAGTTCCTCACAATCAGCCTTGTATCGTACCTAACAAAGACAACAAATACACAAATTGGCAAAACTTCACTGtgacaacatatatatatatatatatatatatatatatataatgttgcGTTTATGTTCCATGGTTTAAAAGTGTACTGGGTTAAGCCTATGGCAATGCCAAATCCATTCACAGTCAAGTGGCACAACCAAAGGGCCTTCCAAAATCGTAGATTCTGTATGTTTGCCAAGTAGTGGAAGCCAATAGTGTTTGTACCTAAACTTGGACGTTATCAAAGGTAAATGAATTATCAGAACTTAAAACTAGAAgtaggtaaaagtaccatggaagtCTCTATACCGGGAGTCAGATTACATTTTGcctcttttatttaaaaaatagacaaattagtccttatacattagatcaacGAGCAAACTcgtcctttttgttaaaaacattATCCATTCctactattaaaaaataaacgtAACTAACAAAATAACCATACGATTACATGTGGCATGCCATGTATACCTCATTTTGACATACAAGAAccaatttttatcaaaaaaaccaatttttaacaatagaaatggatgggttttttaatagaataactagtttgctctttgatctaacatacggtgactaatttgcccattttatAAGTACAAGGGGGAAAATGCAATTTGCCTCCTAGTATaagggcctccatggtacttttaccactAGTAGTATGAATAAATAGATTAGAGTTAATTGCACTAGACCCACCCAAACTATAACCTTCATTCTAAATTGGTACccaaacttcaaaacattctaattacattGACAAACTATTGATATTATACCAATCAagtccttttattattaaaattgttaatttaaccGTTAAATGAAACGTCATATCTAATGtagctaaatttaaaatgaaaattttaaagaaatagaaCGTTGtcacataacttttaaaagtaaaaactaaatataaagtaaaactaaaaaattgaataataaatctTCTATAAAAGTATCGAAAAcctcaaaactaaaatttttaaaacatctattttacaatattccttttcttaaacttttcattttaaattacgTTACATAAAATCGACATGTCATGTAACAATTGAATTAACGATTTTAGTAATAAAAGACCTAATtgatataacataaaaaattcagGATGTAATTAGAATAGTTTGAAGTTTAGGGACCAATTAAAAGTGAAGGTCATAATTTGAGAATGTTTGGTGCAATTAActcaataaattaatatcattcaaggcaaaaattaaagaaaaaaaagaacttaTTAGAGTTGAAAGATTGACCTATAAATGGCCCGGTCTAAGACAGGGCCATCATAGAGGGTCCGATTCCTATCAACTTCAGCAAGAAATCGTCGGTGTTGTTTGGCTGAAGCGACGAGATCAACGCTAATGGCAAGCTTTTGTGCCTCTTCCCATTCTAATTCTTGCCCCCTTTCCATGCTAAACATAAACAAAGAttttgcttcaaaattgctCCAATAACTAGAACCCGAATTAATTATTACAAAGTTATTTCTAAAAGCGGACAATCATTAAAGCTTAGGGAGTCTTCCTCGCTCtaaaggttttgaaatttttaattaaattcaaaattttttaaaatttcaattagacacttcgaatttttttttgtagattttCATTGAgcctttaaaattatttaaacccATAATTAGacctatcaaaatttttaaaaactatagtTAGACACCCTCAAAACTTAATGCTAAGATCTGTCACTAgctatatcaaaataaatatggacaAAAGCCTGCACGTAGTGTGATTTAGACAAGGTAGAACTCGAAAttccctaaatttcaaatttaccaTTAAGCTAGGActtcttttgacttttttttttttaccacttAAGTGTACAAGAAacacaaaatttccaaaatatatgaaagaaaattttttcgaatttaaaaataatgttgagAATTCGTGTGAGGCAAGAAATAGCTTACATTGAAATTCCGTTGTCTCGatatttttggactaaattgaagataGGTAATTTGCGGAATtgagcttaaatagcttacATTGAATTCATGCATTGGGCATTTCCTTGAAATTATGAGACAATTTTGGAGGGATTTAAGGGCACGCACGCATTCATGCATCCATGCAAAACAACCAAAGCTTTTTCCCTGCACGGTTTGGCTACAAAATTTTTCCTTGATTGCtctttttcatctatttgttGTTAAATCGAAATATCatagaatataataaaaacataatgtGATAAATGATCAATTTAGCTTTTAAAGTTTACATTGTTTGCTAATTTGgtccttattttgttttttagctaaatttgaccaacaactttttaaaagagttgaattgttttattattatgatgttaaattttttaacatggCAACCGCATGtacttcatattttttatatatttttaaattttgagtttttcttaatattttcataaattttaaattatttgacaaTTAGTGTCATGTCGAAATAAAGTATACGGACAACCACATAGGTTGTCATACcacatcattaaaaaaattaatgttttagtcaatattttcataagaaaataatttaactattttggaagattaataatcaaatttaactcaaaaaagaataaagaccaaattaataaaaatgtaaacaattaaaagttaaaaataaaaatgaataaatattcaTGGTGTTTATCCCATCTGTATCTTTCTTTACAAGAggtcgaaaataaaataaaattaaaaattatacaactTTGTTAAACAACTAATTGACGTGTGTAAAAACTTTTACTTTGActaatttatatgaattaaacCGTAAACTATTATATTCACTcaactgtaaaaaaaaaaattttagacattcaaaatttaaaaattataatttaagtactGCGTTACATAATTCGATCATTTTGGTCATTCTTGTTAAAATCACAAACAACAAGTTCATGTGGCGTTAAAAAATCGATAGTcctcaacttttaaatattatatcaatttaattataattttaaaaattaaacttcaaaatttataaatattcttgatactaaatttaaaaattttaaagaaatatgtaaaaatacataaatatttgtataataaatttaaaatatatataaataaaataatattgttgacaaaaataatagtatataaatttaaaaaatatataaaaataattattttcaaaaaaaggataatagtaaatttaaattttatattaatattaaataaaataaaaatctcccACCTCATTTCTCTCCCTCTCCCCCTCAGTTTTCTTCACAAATTAAGATTTTTACTCAGTTTCAACTATGATAGAATCATCTAACAGGAAAGACGGCaagcaaattttgaaattccCATAAAAGACTTGATTCATCTTACCAACAATAAATGAGTGTAACCAAAAGACTGAGTATCTTTGATATTTCATCCTAAATAGTTGAGATTTGCAAATTAGTCAGTATTTGGAGGAATGggattaaatgttgaaatagagATTACCCTGATTCTAAGTCTTTCAGTAACTTAAGACTGTTCATAGTCAGTTGGCCAATCCATCTTCTTTCAAGGGATTCTCTTGTGAAGAAGAAGAGCCCTCCCTTCAgtctttaaatgtatataaaggTGCTTTTTTCGGGTCGGATTTTGGGTCGAGTTAAGATATATTCTATAACAATTTGTCCCTTATCTTGTCGAAACAAGATTATGAAGTGACCTTTTTTAGACAAGACTTACATGCGTGAGTTTACTATGTAAgttttaactcgaaattttatttaataaattttgttgtcTAACAGTGTAGtacacaaattaaaaagattccAACAACAATCATAGCGGATGTTTTTATGGTTCAAAATCCCCTCCTATCAACCATGAAAATTCTATCTTAAGTTGTTTATTCTTTAACAGAAGCCATATAGGATAGATGCAAGAATTATAAGCAATCAACATAAATTTTCAAAGCCCAAAAGACACTCACATTATGTTTCAAGGAAATTACTTCATCACCAGCACCCTTGCTATGTACTTACAGCTTCCACAAGAAGTTCAATAAAAATCTACTTACAGCTTCCCAAGATTGATTATGTTTCAAGAGGGACGGTGGTGGGGTgggggagagggagagggatgGGGTTGGGGTTgggagatttttattttatttaatattaatatatttatatttatttgatattaatataaatattaaaataaaatttaaatttttactatatttttaaaacattgatgatttttatatttttaaaattttttagaattaaaattaaattgagaatatttgtaaatttttagagttattattttaaaattatgactaaatcaatataatatgtaaaagttgagagttaattttgttattataccgATTGTTTTAACTGCCATGTCATTTTCTCGTTTGTGATTTtaacaaaagtgaccaaaatgatcAAACTATGTAACGTAGgtgcttaaattgcaaattttttatcttaaataaaaatattaaaattaaattgcacGCGTGCCCTTAAGTCCCTCCAAAATTGTCTTATAATTTCAAGGGAATGCCCAATGCATGAATTCAATgtaagctatttaagctcaACTCAGCAAATTACCTATTTAAgctacttttttcttttacttcaatttagtccaaaaatatCGAGACAACGGAATTTCAACGTAAGCTATTTCTTGCCTCACATGAATTCTTaagataatttttaaattcgacaaaaattttctttcattaagTGGTGAAAAAAAAGTCAAAGAAGTCCTAGCTTAATGGTAAATTCGAAATTTAGGGAAATTCAAGTTTCACCTTGTCTAAATCACActatttgttgatttttgtccaattttatTTTCGTATAGCTAGTGGCAGATATTAGCATTAAGTTCTGCGAATgcctaactaaaattttaaaaataatttaggagttttaatgagaattttcaaaattttgataggTCTAATTATAAGTTTcagaaaatttgaagttttaatgagaatctaaaaaattttgagatgtctaactagaaatttttttttaaatgcaaggtttaataaaaaattcaaaattttgaaattttcaaagacTTAAGAGTAGGGAAAACTCCTAGACTTCAATGAGTCAATTTTGCAATAATTGATTCTAGTTATAGTTATTATTGAGTCAATTTTGAAGtaaatgttggaaaatatggacatcacatatataataacagataattacatattattatttactatcatgataggttagaccaaattaaaagtgatctaatttggt
This genomic stretch from Gossypium raimondii isolate GPD5lz chromosome 6, ASM2569854v1, whole genome shotgun sequence harbors:
- the LOC105774769 gene encoding glycine-rich domain-containing protein 2 translates to MERGQELEWEEAQKLAISVDLVASAKQHRRFLAEVDRNRTLYDGPVLDRAIYRYKHYWLPLLGKHTESTILEGPLVVPLDCEWIWHCHRLNPVRYKADCEELYGRILDNKNVMSAISTTCRRQTEEIWKRMYPYEPYELNMSNQFLKNFVNSSRSTEYDLVSAVKRQSPFFYQVSGSHMNDDVFLEGAVARYKGFLHLIKRNWENSKRCFCVPTYDIDLIWHTHQLYPVSYCKDVMAALGKILEHDDTDSDRTKGKKLDTGFSRTTKQWEDMFGCRYWRAGAMYRGQAPSPLGLNLSQLDNQWWDKKMVPSNENQDMVSLLRKTVTEIMIEIVGVKDLPQGLKGSLFVTINKKQPDIFLNNKRNISILCNTKEKQALVFQCEPKGDLVIELMSYSPIKTLGTTSISLKGIVNSVSRLYAEEWFDLVPNLTLADSKPISVRIAFSFTPPILAHYMVQMVRHFKYHCFTDEASNDIISLHMRDYQTRKEVIGLTSCGGTHVLAAESAEKGWFLNNSHWWFHVHNKLNENSIAFGFKGNRKVIVFRGRKLGFEINDGKKLKNEEHFMTAVEFSMEYPYGKAIALFNLKSAIIEINEEESLVVPMIILAFLVSESSSNCEKSCNNEGKDGGEVITNGIKDSPPDGEDEVKSSNCGGCGGGCGVSCGGSCGGNCSGGGSYRN